Proteins from a genomic interval of Plasmodium reichenowi strain SY57 chromosome 13, whole genome shotgun sequence:
- a CDS encoding zinc finger protein, putative: MSGEYTDKEKLDVMDDTIEVRSMCINCEKEGLNKIVKINIPYFKNVLIHSFECEFCNYKNNVIQDLNQIKDKGVKISMKINNEELLDRQLIKSEYGVLKIPEIDFEIPKETQKGSINTIEGFLHTALNNLTIYLKEIKNMYNEANTITANETNEANEKNVTNEANEENVTNEANETNEANEKNVTNEANEENVTNEANEANETNEANKSNVTNKSNVTNKSNVTNKSNVTNKSNDFKLNSAENLEQKDNIVSTLDEEKNNNNDENHNENNLGANTNGTCQQITIENYIKMIENTVQNLSKFVILKEFPFTIQIIDPSGLSSLEHYEDDLKYKIVDIEYYNRTKEELNELGFYEEYFEENEKTNDINSNMIGTNTNEQQNIKKENFDFIKKYIHMNDNNNNTNTTMKYKTLSNEEEAKLIESFASNCPCCNHMGMNNFCEINIPGFKKCLILSFVCPNCNFKTSEIKSSGEINPKGKKITLTVNNKNDLNRFVIKSETASINIPVVELTSDYGTLGGTLTTVEGLIMKIIESLEEKFKFLLGDSNINTHQYENENTPNAVNNNVDTTSSKIRELIRKLYKLCKTEEFCPYDFIIDDIASNSYISSDVVGEDQNLNEEEYERTYEQNDMLGITSMQTENY; encoded by the coding sequence atgagCGGCGAATATACAGATAAAGAAAAACTTGATGTTATGGACGATACCATTGAGGTACGCTCCATGTGTATAAATTGTGAGAAGGAGGGACTAAACAAgattgtaaaaataaatattccTTATTTTAAGAATGTTCTAATACATTCATTTGAATGCGAGTTTtgtaattataaaaataatgtcATACAAGATTTGAATcaaataaaagataaaggggtaaaaataagtatgaaaataaataacgAAGAATTATTGGATAGGCAGTTGATTAAATCAGAATATGGTGTTTTAAAAATACCTGAGATAGATTTTGAAATACCAAAAGAAACGCAAAAAGGTTCCATTAATACTATTGAAGGGTTTTTACATACCGCTTTAAATAACCtaacaatatatttgaaagaaataaaaaatatgtataatgaGGCAAACACAATTACAGCAAATGAAACAAATGAAgcaaatgaaaaaaatgtaacAAATGAAGcaaatgaagaaaatgtaACAAATGAAGCAAATGAAACAAATGAAgcaaatgaaaaaaatgtaacAAATGAAGcaaatgaagaaaatgtaACAAATGAAGCAAATGAAGCAAATGAAACAAATGAAGCAAATAAATCAAATGTAACAAATAAATCAAATGTAACAAATAAATCAAATGTAACAAATAAATCAAATGTAACAAATAAATCAAATgattttaaattaaattcaGCGGAGAATCTTGAACAAAAGGATAACATAGTATCAACATtagatgaagaaaaaaataataataatgatgaaaatcataatgaaaataatttagGAGCTAATACAAATGGAACATGTCAACAAATTACTatagaaaattatattaaaatgattGAAAACACTGTTCAAAATTTAAGCaaatttgttatattaaaGGAATTCCCTTTTACTATTCAAATAATAGATCCCTCAGGATTAAGTTCACTAGAACATTATGAAGAtgatttaaaatataagatAGTTGATattgaatattataatagaACTAAAGAGGAATTAAATGAACTTGGTTTTTATGAAGAATATtttgaagaaaatgaaaaaacaaatgatATTAATTCAAATATGATCGGAACAAATACAAATGAacaacaaaatataaaaaaagaaaatttcgattttataaaaaaatatattcatatgaatgataataataataatacaaatactaccatgaaatataaaaccTTAAGTAATGAAGAAGAAGCAAAATTAATTGAATCATTTGCTTCAAATTGTCCATGTTGTAATCATATGGgtatgaataatttttgtGAAATTAATATACCTGGATTTAAGAAATGTTTAATACTTTCTTTTGTTTGTCCAAATTGTAATTTTAAAACAAGTGAAATTAAAAGTAGTGGTGAAATTAATCCAAAGGGTAAAAAAATTACCTTAACagttaataataaaaatgatttgAATAGATTTGTAATAAAATCAGAAACAGCTTCTATCAACATTCCAGTAGTTGAACTAACATCAGATTATGGTACTCTTGGTGGTACTTTAACTACGGTTGAAGGattaattatgaaaattattGAATCTTTGGAggaaaaatttaaattctTATTAGGAGATTCTAATATTAATACTCATCaatatgaaaatgaaaatacaCCTAATGCagttaataataatgtagaTACTACGAGTTCCAAAATTAGGGAACTTAttagaaaattatataaattgtGCAAAACTGAGGAATTTTGTCCTTACGATTTCATAATTGATGACATTGCATCCAATAGTTATATTTCTAGTGATGTAGTAGGAGAGGATCAAAATTTAAACGAAGAAGAATATGAAAGGACCtatgaacaaaatgataTGCTAGGTATTACATCCATGCAGACAgagaattattaa
- a CDS encoding hypothetical protein (conserved Plasmodium protein, unknown function), whose amino-acid sequence MNELRELSKKIKENTTNTKKEEKKNDPEIKNLFENLFSNNSINYLSSFITKTNIYEKTDENDNNNIREVLSNQNNKIEDMGKVLFNDDNKFMKSLNKSRDSYNLKKQYYKRDHYIHSEEEYMKNKIQKNQIIKNGIYIKSKEFVPKRAEEILCDQNENIIGKIINVKSIFSNTKKNIETKDLNKLIDNYEEEIKKRSKNLELFMNKNKNENNYNDKWDVINNFNLQMNSIGNNMNGFENDLLYELYLNKKKKKKSYDSLVFFKRFFNCLNAYIYFLNKCEKNYNKLKIKKSLLYLRNCKDHILLIKAILKFVKKQDQNIKNDEQNNNNTNNNNNNNINKMLKNSNVDKQKFLAYNKNIDRVVRKEEDTSFNTHTNNTENNNNNTDNNNNNTDNNNNNDNNNNNNTDNNNNDYNNDYNNDNNNDYNNDNNNDKCFSDEVIIEDLKNLLNIKNISSYPNNNITFIKEMKNKYNELLNKLKDIVDIIYNKMFEFKNNNIKIYKYIYLRSNDNLTNADMKEQKICYNTFWYLSFILNVHVNYLNKIKKSIIPYFFKLMVIIYCIIKHINETYILNEISRMGDINSISYENIKNVVSKLINKKDNLDESIYYETMNDFDKFRQYIFCADNKNIIEEDIIKTNDSHIKSEQNDFHNINLYNYICENDDSICIDLDLLFTNLISLINNNMNILNESNQLKKKYIGKENLTNDENKTKYNIFILLSNCLINFTKLMELLFIFNNIGMSCFDVHIEKNVNSYDLTNIFNFYFDNQNEDVISDQRYFYKYDEVLTSEENINHVTDKLKLKYDEVIQRGTKEYITNPNYDNEKKDSASNKNVNKQISNNTFALYILNKELNENIFSFFHKINLKRNNLNDIYNVYYIYKWRQKQESFNFLLKHIFKKNFIYYINYIYTILGDIFVSRNVEDYILIDDNVDKYLFNCFFDMYTYEIKNRNDVKYESILNYIDEIHAILKKNIQVRIEKNMQQKNVKRRTTNKGEEIKMIIISNYDIKKHKEDNINNNDDNNYNFSSYDEIENEDNIEKNNNNLKIIVQPNKLGCIQIHRNILHVVIFIYRMVSYSYDILFKMKEGEEKNKGISNVKLQNNNNNNKNIYFTQEQLMFIIHLNIILLSYKIIKSIYNIFLSYSLFIFRFCCLSNLKDEQVYLLCIINTCIFLKKILQNINNLYMNYKDMFHFYIFSDDILLQPLNTSKRYFPNRYKNDYTDDDIKENHSDHHIDDDDMSISDDNIDDDMSISNDNNDDDDMSISNDNNDDDKYSISDNNYIFEEEKFKNKDFNKLNNMDNSNNNSNNNNNYYYYSNTNDDADKSINPLCPISLEENKPLGVGDGKKERKKKIVHIKKKNFCKNNNENVLFIDKISILSKLHLLVDRININIDSFQNILIKLHKQNISKLLNKNIILMEEIYLINTLEIINIIFEFFQIQVVYKLIHRSLLLRIMDYFFYLINKNIHNFIYEKKKINEFERNHLYENFVLIQNKLSFVMINCI is encoded by the coding sequence atgaatgAATTAAGGGAACTAAGTAAAAAGATTAAAGAAAACACAACAAACACAAAAAaagaggaaaaaaaaaatgatcCCGAAATAAAAAACCTATTTGAAAATTTGTTCTCAAATAATTccataaattatttaagtTCATTTATAACcaaaacaaatatatatgagaAAACAGATGAAaatgacaataataatataagaGAAGTGTTGTCTAAccaaaataataaaatagaagATATGGGCAAGGTTCTTtttaatgatgataataaatttatgaaaagtttaaataaatccagagattcatataatttaaaaaaacaatattataaaagagatcattatattcataGTGAGGAagaatatatgaaaaataaaatacaaaaaaatcaaattataaaaaacggtatatatataaaaagtaaaGAATTTGTACCAAAAAGAGCTgaagaaatattatgtgatcaaaatgaaaatataataggtaaaattattaatgtaaaaagtatattttcaaatactaaaaaaaatatagaaacAAAAGATCTTAATAAACTTATTGATAATTATGAGGAagaaataaagaaaagaagTAAAAATTTGGAACTTTTTatgaacaaaaataaaaatgaaaataattataacgATAAATGGGatgttataaataattttaatcTACAAATGAATTCTATAGGGAATAATATGAACGGATTTGAAAATGATTTATTGTATGAATTGtatttaaacaaaaaaaaaaaaaaaaaatcttaTGATTCTCTTGTTTTCTTTAAAAGattttttaattgtttaaacgcttatatatattttctgAATAAATGTgagaaaaattataacaaattaaaaattaagaaaTCTTTATTGTATTTAAGAAATTGTAAGgatcatattttattaataaaagcAATATTAAAGTTTGTAAAAAAACAGGACCAAAATATTAAGAACGATGAACAAAATAACAACAacacaaataataataataataataatattaataagatgttgaaaaattcaaatgtagataaacaaaaatttttagcttataacaaaaatatcGATAGAGTAGTGAGAAAAGAAGAAGACACGTCATTTAATACTCACACGAATAATActgaaaataataataataatactgataataataataataatactgataataataataataatgataataataataataataatactgataataataataatgattataataatgattataataatgataataataatgattataataatgataataataatgataaatgTTTTAGCGATGAAGTAATCATAGAAGATCTAAAAAATCTTCTGAATATTAAAAACATTTCATCATACCcaaataacaatataacattcataaaagaaatgaaaaataaatataacgaattattaaacaaattaaaagatatagttgatattatttataataaaatgtttgaatttaaaaataataatattaaaatatataaatatatttatttacgTTCTAATGATAATCTAACTAATGCAGATATgaaagaacaaaaaatttGTTATAATACCTTTTGGTATctatcttttattttaaacGTACATGTTaattatttgaataaaataaagaaaagtataattccttattttttcaaattaatggttatcatatattgtattataaaacatataaacGAAACGTACATATTAAACGAAATATCACGAATGGGCGATATAAACTCAATATCGTATGAGAATATAAAGAATGTAGTTtcaaaattaataaataaaaaagataatttaGATGAATCAATTTATTATGAAACCATGAATGATTTTGATAAATTTAGAcagtatatattttgtgctgataataagaatattatagaagaggatataataaaaacaaatgatTCTCACATTAAAAGTGAACAAAATgattttcataatattaatttatataattatatatgtgaaaaTGATGATTCCATATGTATCGATTTAGATCTTTTGTTTACAAATTTAATTtcattaataaataataatatgaatatattaaatgaatcaaatcaattaaaaaaaaaatatataggAAAAGAAAACTTGACAAATGACGAAAACAAAactaaatataatatatttattttgttatcaaattgtttaataaattttacaaaattgatggaattattattcatttttaataatataggTATGTCTTGTTTTGATGTGCATATCGAAAAAAACGTGAACTCATATGatttaacaaatatatttaatttctATTTTGATAATCAAAATGAAGATGTAATAAGTGATCaaagatatttttataaatatgatgagGTTTTAACATCTGAAGAAAACATTAACCATGTTACagataaattaaaattgaAATATGATGAGGTTATACAAAGAGGAActaaagaatatattacaaatcCTAATTACGATAATGAGAAAAAAGATTCTGcaagtaataaaaatgtaaataagCAAATTAGTAATAATACCTTTGctctatatatattaaataaagaattgaatgaaaacatattttcattttttcataaaattaatttaaaaagaaataatttaaatgatatatataatgtgtattatatatacaagTGGAGACAAAAACAAGaatcatttaattttttgttaaaacatatttttaaaaaaaatttcatttattatattaattatatatatacaatattgGGTGATATATTTGTTTCCAGAAATGTAGAggattatatattaattgaCGATAATGTAGATAAGTATCTAtttaattgtttttttgatatgtatacatatgaaataaaaaatagaaatgatgtaaaatatgaatccatattaaattatatagatGAAATACATGctatattaaaaaaaaatatacaagtaagaattgaaaaaaatatgcaacaaaaaaatgtaaaaagaAGAACAACAAACAAAGGTGAAGAAATAAAGATGATAATTATTAGTAATtatgatattaaaaaacacaaagaagataatattaataataatgatgataataattataatttttcatcatatgatgaaattgaaaatgaagataatattgaaaaaaataataacaatcTAAAAATTATTGTCCAACCTAATAAATTAGGCTGCATACAAATACATAGGAACATATTACATGtagttatatttatttatcgTATGGTTTCCTATtcatatgatatattatttaaaatgaaagaaggagaagaaaaaaataaagggATATCAAATGTtaaattacaaaataataataataataataaaaatatatattttactcAAGAACAATTAatgtttattattcatttaaatataattttactatcttacaaaattattaaaagtatttataatatatttttaagtTATTCTTTATTCATATTTCGTTTCTGCTGTTTGTCCAATTTGAAGGATGAGCaagtatatttattatgtataataaacacatgcatatttttaaaaaaaattttacaaaatataaataatttatatatgaattataaggatatgtttcatttttatattttttcgGATGATATATTACTGCAGCCTTTAAACACATCAAAAAGGTATTTCCCCAATCGTTATAAGAATGATTATACagatgatgatataaaagaGAATCATAGTGATCATCATAttgatgatgatgatatgAGTATTTCCgatgataatattgatGATGATATGAGTATTTCcaatgataataatgatgatgatgatatgAGTATTTCcaatgataataatgatgatgataaatattcaattagtgataataattacatttttgaagaggaaaaatttaaaaataaagatttTAATAAACTAAACAACATGGATAATAGTAATAAcaatagtaataataataataattattattattatagtAATACTAATGATGATGCGGACAAATCTATTAACCCCTTATGTCCCATTTCCTTAGAAGAAAACAAACCCTTAGGTGTAGGGGACggaaaaaaagaaagaaaaaaaaaaattgtgcatataaaaaaaaaaaacttctgtaagaataataatgaaaatgttttatttattgatAAAATAAGTATCCTAAGTAAGTTACATTTACTTGTAGACagaattaatataaatatagatagttttcaaaatatattaataaaattacataaacaaaatatctctaagttattaaataaaaatataatactaatggaggaaatatatttaataaatactttagaaataattaatataatttttgaattttttcaaatacAAGTTGTGtataaattaatacataGAAGTCTTCTTCTAAGGATAATggattattttttttatttaataaataaaaatatacacaattttatatatgaaaaaaagaaaattaatGAATTCGAAAGAAATCATTTGTATGAAAATTTTGTTCTCattcaaaataaattatcattTGTTATGATAAATTGTATAG
- a CDS encoding zinc finger protein, putative, translating into MKMSVTLRQHFWKTKLCPLHMENRCNEGSNCDYAHSIEDLRSIPDLKRTKLCYKLLKGEKCFNKKCNYAHNQDELKSAQNLFAYKSSMCKFVANKRCLNGATCRFAHSVDELRIPRIPDILLEKKDNNQTGGGNKDLLNIGIDNNNNMLNELNSSHKKTRNRNNFNNNLDMLINNFNEMHIINNDYMKNYNNSLNIHNKGENNYDNIINMNNYNDNRNTFVDHVNDNFCDKIFNSHLDNNMNIHMNNHVNNNINNHMNNNNNMNNHMNNNNNMNKHMNNNNNNNMNNHINNNINNHINNNMNNYINHNMNNHYSNYSHGTYDNRSMQKNCELKYQDDMKKKEKNKYKNKGKLLKNEKNNPNYIDKQNSSSTEKNKKTTKNCIMNSTSSSLKNTEDKSYDSNTTISSSLNYVDEDKNKTNEDSFASPTFEKVDKNQYYAKTEENINMNNMGKSNNKDDSKDEKNKLEIKKNEKLNIKDIYDENKNIYYMCDSNKQNNNMNNIKDKKKKNNIMASQTKEGQNKINCIEYENFTNSCLYKKININQNIPNYYNYPNYHSYPNYDNYPNIYNYPNIHNYHNFQNLSNIKSYNPYFNYIQTNDKISKADTCVDNQYSQYINPNEYVFYDHQNNIQYAPPNYYGNYLYYYAAPYGYGSVGLPEKVVHNNAPNEKIIFNDNRGEEYTKNEEISIKEAETEIEEDKSDDTNNKVEDSDELNSVSPKCEEYTSKEQIYENNIYKESKREFDIYEEKVLQVDTEEDNINEQDISVIKNYKKLNEKCIMEENVKGEDSKICSLDDIKAEDPIKNNENYYITNANENVKTYSIENIMNEEFTNKCITLNIENPNTQNKDDTQNNEEVQIASTALHKNEEEIKTKDMKNYHKENKSKRKKKISKLVSLKDFKKKNNRNNNIMENGKNTKLNPVPSSVYSYIGNTINAQGVNYDTTYMKPLSNDMDIYMNNLYHINPLNNDYINYNLNNRNYGYYYCSYPNPSIFNDEVYLN; encoded by the coding sequence atgaaaatgtcAGTAACTCTTCGTCAACATTTCTGGAAAACAAAATTGTGCCCTTTACATATGGAGAACAGGTGTAATGAAGGGAGCAATTGTGATTATGCTCATTCTATAGAAGACTTAAGATCTATTCCTGATTTGAAAAGAACTAAATTATGTTACAAACTATTAAAGGGAGAGaaatgttttaataaaaaatgtaattatGCGCATAATCAAGATGAATTAAAATCTGCACAGAATTTATTTGCATATAAATCATCTATGTGCAAATTTGTAGCAAATAAAAGATGCCTGAATGGTGCTACATGTCGTTTTGCTCATTCAGTTGATGAATTAAGGATTCCAAGGATACCTGATATTTTATTAGAAAAGAAAGATAATAACCAAACGGGTGGGGGAAACAAGGATCTCCTAAATATAGGAATcgataataataataatatgttgAATGAACTAAATAGTAGCCATAAGAAAACAAGaaatagaaataattttaataataatttagaTATGCTTATAAATAACTTTAATGAAATGcacattattaataatgattatatgaagaattataataattcattaaatattcataacaaaggtgaaaataattatgataatattattaatatgaataattataatgataatagAAATACTTTTGTTGATCATGTCAATGATAATTTTTGtgataaaatttttaatagtcatttggataataatatgaatattcACATGAACAACCACgtgaataataatataaacaatcacatgaataataataataatatgaacaatcacatgaataataataataatatgaacaaacacatgaataataataataataataatatgaacaacCACATAAATAACAACATAAACAAccacataaataataacatgaataattacataaaccataatatgaataacCATTATAGTAATTATTCGCATGGTACATATGATAACCGTTCTATGCAAAAGAATTGTGAACTAAAATATCAAGATgatatgaaaaagaaagaaaaaaataaatataaaaataaagggAAACTATTaaagaatgaaaaaaacaatCCTAATTACATAGACAAGCAAAACAGTAGCAGtacagaaaaaaataaaaaaacaacgAAAAATTGTATCATGAATAGTACTTCTTCGTCTTTGAAAAATACCGAAGATAAAAGTTATGATAGTAACACAACCATATCTTCAAGCTTAAATTATGTAGATGAAGACAAGAACAAAACAAATGAAGATTCTTTCGCAAGCCCGACTTTTGAAAAAGTTGATAAAAACCAGTATTATGCAAAAAcagaagaaaatataaacatgAACAATATGGGGAAATCAAATAACAAAGATGATTCAAAAGATGAGAAGAATAAATTagaaataaagaaaaatgaaaaattaaatataaaagatatatatgatgaaaataaaaatatatattatatgtgtGATTCAAATAAAcagaataataatatgaataatataaaagataaaaagaaaaaaaataatattatggCTAGTCAAACAAAGGAGGgacaaaataaaataaattgtatagaatatgaaaattttaCTAATTcttgtttatataaaaaaataaatataaatcaaaatattcCAAATTACTACAATTATCCAAATTATCACAGTTATCCGAATTATGACAATTATCCTAATATCTACAATTATCCgaatatacataattatcACAATTTTCAAAATCTAtcaaatattaaaagtTACAATCCTTATTTCaattatatacaaacaaatgataaaataagtAAGGCAGACACATGTGTAGATAATCAATATTCTCAATATATTAATCCAAATgaatatgttttttatgatcatcaaaataatatacagTATGCTCCACCAAATTATTATggaaattatttatattattacgCGGCTCCATATGGTTATGGATCTGTTGGTTTACCAGAAAAAGTAGTACATAATAACGCTCctaatgaaaaaataatatttaatgatAATAGAGGAGAAGAGTATACAAAAAATGAGGAAATTAGCATAAAGGAGGCTGAAACCGAAATTGAAGAAGATAAATCTGATGATACGAATAATAAAGTGGAAGATTCTGATGAATTGAATAGTGTATCACCAAAATGTGAAGAATATACTTCAAAGGaacaaatatatgaaaacaatatatataaagaaagTAAACGTGaatttgatatatatgaagaGAAGGTATTACAAGTAGATACAGAAGaggataatattaatgagCAGGATATATCTGtgataaaaaattacaaaaaattgAATGAAAAATGCATTATGGAAGAAAATGTGAAAGGTGAAGATTCAAAAATATGTTCTTTAGATGACATAAAGGCAGAAGATcctataaaaaataatgaaaactattatataactaatgcaaatgaaaatgtaaaaaCGTATAGTATTGAAAACATTATGAATGAAGAATTTACGAACAAATGTATTACTCTTAACATAGAAAATCCAAACACACAAAATAAAGATGACACACAGAATAATGAAGAAGTACAAATAGCTTCAACCGCtttacataaaaatgaagaagaaataaaaacgaaagatatgaaaaattatcataaggaaaataagtcaaaaagaaagaaaaaaatatccaAGTTAGTATCTTTAAAAGATttcaaaaagaaaaataatagaaataataatattatggaaaatggaaaaaataCGAAATTAAATCCTGTTCCTTCATCTGTATATAGTTATATTGGAAATACAATTAATGCTCAAGGTGTAAATTATGATACAACGTATATGAAACCATTGTCTAATGatatggatatatatatgaacaatctatatcatataaatcCTCTCaataatgattatataaattataatttgaaTAATAGGAATTATGGTTATTATTACTGTTCTTATCCTAATCCTTCTATTTTTAATGATGAagtatatttaaattag
- a CDS encoding hypothetical protein (conserved Plasmodium protein, unknown function) — translation MADNDNNYNNNINMDRLSEIFKSTLSLMKNTVHGLAQRNETIYNLLYMSDSMQNKNDNYNEMLSNEMTFNKNMIIKWVIIAIILYLIFMLFSYVFVNYVLFYAVIFFVCVFIIKYFVYHFNNNEIEVLENYQSFEANTI, via the exons ATGGCAGATAACGacaataattataataataatataaatatggaTAGACTAAGTGAGATATTCAAAAGTACTTTAAgtttaatgaaaaatacAGTGCATGGTTTAGCTCAAAG AAATGAAACgatttataatttattatatatgagCGATAGTATGCAAAACAAAAATGACAACTACAATGAGATGCTATCAAATGAAATGACttttaacaaaaatatgataata aAATGGGTAATAATAGctattattttgtatttgATATTTATGCTATTCTCATATGTGTTCGTCAACTACGTTTTGTTCTACGCAgtcatattttttgtttgtgtttttattattaaatattttgtctatcattttaataataatgaaattgAAGTTTTAGAGAATTATCAAAGTTTTGAAGCCAAcacaatataa
- a CDS encoding rhomboid protease ROM7, with product MNIIVIFIYIYILFLSYYRKGNCFIHNKINYEKSRSFLTNSTKIILKKNGFNYYHLKHKKIIKPIYSLKSSINNIWNGIKSIKVKKFLGIFKTEELKRHFHNYNLSYASYIFNKCRLDRVLISINVLLYLYLNRIDKNEERKIYFHKGNLIQEQDEQKCEKYKCNYNDVYKNRNYKTFLTSIFIHKNILHLYFNMSSLISIYRLISNVYTNTQIFLIFLLSGFFSNLISYYNHFKKKNEEIYLNDIIDQNYINKKIFNFKNNKIICGSSSAIYALYGMHITHVIFFYFKNHYVINTSFLYNFFYSFISSLLLENVSHFNHIVGFLCGFFFSFLIIAFEKN from the coding sequence atgaatattatagttatttttatatatatatatattttatttttaagcTATTATAGAAAAGGAAATTGCTTTATTcataacaaaataaattatgaaaaatcTCGAAGTTTTTTAACAAATAgtacaaaaataatacttaaaaaaaatggatttaactattatcatttaaaacataagaaaattataaagCCAATATATTCCTTGAAATCAtctattaataatatatggaATGGTATAAAATcaataaaagtaaaaaaattCTTAGGGATATTTAAAACtgaagaattaaaaagacattttcataattataactTATCTTATGCtagttatatttttaataaatgtaGATTAGATCGAGTATTGATATCAATCAATGTGTTgctttatttatatttaaatagaattgataaaaatgaagaaaggaaaatatattttcataaagGTAATTTAATACAAGAACAAGATGAACAAAAAtgtgaaaaatataaatgtaattataatgatgtatacaaaaatagaaattataaaacatttttaacttctatttttatacataaaaatattttacatttatattttaatatgaGTTCATTAATATCCATATATAGATTAATTTCAAATGTTTATACAAATACTcaaatatttcttatatttttattatctggatttttttcaaatttaatatcttattataatcattttaaaaaaaaaaatgaagaaatatatcttaatgatataatagatcagaattatattaacaaaaaaatattcaattttaaaaataataaaattatatgtgGAAGTAGTTCAGCTATATATGCTTTATATGGAATGCATATAACTCATGTCAtctttttctattttaaaaatcattatgttattaatacatcctttctttataattttttttattcatttatatcatcCTTACTTTTAGAAAATGTAAGTCACTTTAATCATATTGTTGGATTTTTATGTGGATTCTTTTTCTCATTCCTTATTATCGCCTTTGAGAAAAACTAA